The segment AGATCGATACAATTGCCGCATTTATTGTGTTCGCCCCTCTGATCGGTATGGTATTCGGCTTCACCATTATGGTGATCGTTATGTGGCTGCTCCGGAAGGTTTCGCCGAGCAGGGTCGACAACTGGTTCAGGCATCTGCAGCTTTTATCGGCTGCCGCTTACAGCATCGGTCATGGCACCAACGATGCCCAAAAAACAATGGGTGTTATTGCCGTGGTTTTGCTGACTGCGGGCCATCTGCAGCCAATGGCAAATGGAAGTATACCGGTGCCGATCTGGGTGAAGCTGATCTGCGCTATGGCAATCGCTTGCGGCACCATGTCCGGCGGCTGGAGAATTGTAAAGACTATGGGACTCGGCATAACAAAACTCAAGCCGGTCGGCGGGTTCTGTGCAGAGACAGCAGGCGCAATAACTATTATTGGATCAACAATGGCGGGTATTCCCGTCAGCACCACACACACCATCACCGGTGCGATTGTCGGGGTAGGCGCAACACACAGGCTTTCCGCTGTAAAGTG is part of the Armatimonadota bacterium genome and harbors:
- a CDS encoding inorganic phosphate transporter yields the protein MSLYIVITIIVVALIFDFLNGFHDAANSIATIVATKVLSPFQAVIWAAFFNFLAPLVFGVHVADTVGKTVNAAIFSSHTMLIIALSGLCGAIFWNIITWYIGLPTSSSHALIGGLAGAGLTAAHILTGSMKNVLNWEKIDTIAAFIVFAPLIGMVFGFTIMVIVMWLLRKVSPSRVDNWFRHLQLLSAAAYSIGHGTNDAQKTMGVIAVVLLTAGHLQPMANGSIPVPIWVKLICAMAIACGTMSGGWRIVKTMGLGITKLKPVGGFCAETAGAITIIGSTMAGIPVSTTHTITGAIVGVGATHRLSAVKWGVAGRIVWAWILTMPLSALMASGVYSLIHFCQ